In the genome of Bremerella sp. P1, the window GCGTGCCAATAAGGCGTCGGCAAACTACGTGGGAAATTTCGGTGCTGTCGAGACGGAACCCAATCCTGATGCCAGCAATCGGATGCAGGTCAAAGTGAACAGTGGTGATGGCAAGATTGACGGAGTTATTCCCCCTGGCATTTTTGGTATTAACAGCCGTACCAAGTTCCGCGACATCACCGACGGCATGTCCAACACGATCGGCGTCGGCGAACGGGCTTGGTCAATGAATAACGTCAACTACGATTGCCTAGCCGCTGTCTGGAGCAGTGCCTCGGGCAGCAAGTTCAACTCGGGCAACAACGCGTCGATGATGGCCTCGATCCTGGCCATCGGCGGCCCTGGCATCAACCAAACCGATGCAAACCATGGCTGTAAAGTCGGATTCGGAAGTCGACACCCAGGCGGATCTCAGTTCATGTTTATGGACGCCAGCATTCACTTTCTCAGCGAAACGATCGAATACAACAACAACCCGGCCGTAAACAGCACGCTTGAGTACTTGCTGAACAAGTCGGATGGCCAAGTGGTTGGTGATTACTGATCGTGAACAAGTATTTCCAACGCTCGAAGAAAAAAGACCGCATCACTAAGATGCGGTCTTTGCGTTGGTAATCAGGACCTATCGAGTCCATCAGCGAAGCAGCGGATGAAACCCGACAGGGCAAGGCAGTCATCGTTGTCTTGAGGGTGCCTCAGCTTGAACGCCGCCAACAGTTCGTCCCAGTGGCAGCACAACTGATCTATTTGTCGCGACGTATTTGGTCGATTGTTTCTTTAATCTTAGTAGCCGCTTCTTCCGTGTCTCCTAGTGGCTGTGCGGGCACGGTCTTCTCCCGGGTATAGCCGATGTGCTTCATCCAGCTGGCAGAACGGTGCTTTCGTAAATTGCTGACCTGCTTATAGAGTGGATCGGCCTGGATTGTTTCAAGTGATTGCTCAGGCACCGGGACATTCAGGGCAGTCAAAATCGTCTGGGCCATAAACAAGTGACCGTCGGGTCCGGGATGGACGCGATCCTTTGAAAACACCTCGGTTCGGGCATCGCGCGCCTTACGCATAGCCGAATGCAAGTCGATCACGTGAACCCCTGGTTCGTCGAGTTTCATTTCCCATGCGGCATATTCTGTCATGACCGAGTCGTAGTTGAATTCACCAGGCTTGGTAGTCGTATCATAGATGGGTGGCGTAACAAGGACTATCTGCTCAACACCTGCCGCCTGACACGCTTCGATAAGCTTCTTCACACCGTTCTGGAAAGCGGAGAAACGCTCGGAATCGAGCGGTTGATAGATCCCGTCGTTGATGCCATAGCAGGCAAAAACAACGTCAGGCTTCGCTTTCTCCAAGAGCCGCCCAAGACGTTCAAAAAGGCATGGTCGTGGAAACTTACCGCCTGCGTGATTGTCTTCACTAAGGCCAGAAAGTGTTTCGCTCGCCAGGCCAAGGCCATAAATATCGAAGTCTTGTTCTGGGTATAACTTTTCCAGGTAATAGTCCACGAATGTGATGTACCCGCCTGCCTGTGTGATGCTGTCTCCGAGAAACACCACGCGTTTACCAGCAATGTCTTTCGCTGTAATCGGCTGCTCGGCATAGGCACTCGCCGTGACGAATAACAACAAAACAGGGAGAATAGTCTTCATGTAATTCATATTTCGCCTCGTATTTGGTTGGTTCAGTTTGACTCAATTGTAAACTACAGCGCTGCGCAATTTCGACCGTTTGCACGGCTGCGGCAATATTCGTAAACTATTTCCAGCCTTCTATTTCAGCTGAATATCACCAAGTGTGCCTGGTCTGCCGCAGCCCATTCAGCGGCGCGGTAGTCGCGTTTCCATAGTTTCGACGCAAGTTCTACCGTGCAAACCACATCTCACTCGTTTAAGCGTCCCAAGGCAGATCTTTCAATCCTGGAATTGCTCGCATTGCAGTTCCCCAATGCCGACGCGGCCATTGCCGAGACCGCCCGCCTGGCGGCAGTGCAGACTTTGCCCAAGGGGGTCGTGCATGTGATCAGCGACATCCACGGCGAAGATAAGAAGCTGCAGCATGTCATCAATAATGCATCGGGGACGCTTCGTCCGCTGGTGGAAGACATGTTCGCGGACTCGATGACCCCAACCGAGTTGGAAGAGTTCCTCAAGTTGACTTTTTATCCGGCAGAAGTAACCACACGCGTCGGAGAAACGCTTACACAGCCAGAAGAAATTCGGGCTTATGCCCTGCAGATGCTCATGCCGCAGCTCGAGCTGCTTCGCTACCTTGTCTCGAATTTTAGCCTTCGATTGGCAACCAATCTCTTCCCTGCAGAATACCGAGAATTGCTGCTGGAGATGATGCACGCACCCTCGACGGAACGAGGCCCGGAGTTCATCGGAGCAATCCTTGATGAACTTGTACGGCGTGGTAAAGCTTTGCACTTGGTGCATCTGCTGGGGCGGTTGATTCGTAACCTGGCCGTGGACGAGCTGATTATTGCTGGGGACCTCTGGGACCGGGGACCACGTGGCGACCGCGTCATGGAATATCTCCGCCTGCAACCTAATGTCGAGTTCATTTGGGGCAATCATGATGTCCTCTGGCTGGCTGCCTCGCTCGGACATGAAGCCGCTATCTGTACGGTATTGCGAGTCTCGCTACGTTATCGACGCATTGGCCAGTTGGATGAAGGTTACAGCGTTCCCCTCACGCCGCTGGAACACCTGGCAAATACCGTCTACGCAGACGATCCTGCCGAGTTCTTCATGCCCAATGGGCAAGGAATGCGGCCCAAAGAAGTCGTCGCGAGAATGCAAAAAGCAGCGGCGATCATGCAATTCAAGCTCGAAGGTCAGATGATCGAGCGCAACCCTCACTGGGAACTGGGACATCGCAGGTTGATGCACCGTATCAATCACCAGGAGGGGACCATTGAAATCGACGGCGAGACATACGCCCTTCGCGACACCAACTTCCCGACAGTCGATCCGGACAATCCTTATCAACTGAGCGAAGAAGAGGCGGCCTGCCTTTCCCGTTTGAAGAATTCATTTCTGAACAGTCAAAAGCTGCGGGAACAGATGCGCTTCATGGTCGGTCATGGATCGATGTACTTAAAGCGAGATGAGTGCCTGATTTATCACGGCTGTGTACCGGTCGACGCAGATGGCAACTTTCTGCCGATCACGATCGACAAGAAATCGGTATCGGGAAGAGCGATGTTCGAGGAAATCGAAACGGTCGTCCGACGCGCTTTCGTGAATTCCGAACAGGCCGACCTCGATTTTCTGTGGTACCTATGGAGCGGTCCGCGATCTCCTCTGTTTGGCAAGGACCGAATCGCAACGCTGGAACGCGACTTCATCGCAGATAAGAAACCTCATCACGAATCGAAGAACACCTATTTCACATTGATCCACGAAGTGGACTTTTGCGACAAGGTACTCGAGGAATTTGGCATGCAGGCCGAAAGGGGTTTGATCGTCAATGGCCATGTTCCGGTTAAAGTCGAGGCCGGCGAATCACCGCTAAAACGCAGTGGCAAAGCGATTACAATCGACGGTGCTTTCTCCGAAGCGTACGGAGATTACGGCTACACGCTGGTGCTGGAGACCGATCGCATCGTCCTGGCACAACATTCTCACTTCGAATCGGTGGAAGCGGCCATCCGGGATGGGGTCGATATCATTCCTCAAGTTCAGAACATTCGCGTGTTTGATTCACCACGGCGCACCGGCGATACCGAACGCGGCCAACGAATCGGCTTCCGGATGGAAATGCTCGAGCGACTGATCGAAGCTTATCAAGAAAACCGGCTGCATGAGCGTCCCGTCATCACGAAGCCTTAAGTTTCGTTGCCTGGCAAACCGGTACTAAGCGAAGTATCGAACGAATAGCGACCGAAGCTCCGCGACATTAACTGGCTTCACAAGCACCTGATCGCACCCAGAAGAGAGGCATCTCTCGACATCTTCGCTGAGTGCAGCAGCCGTCAGGGCAATGACTGGCGTCGAGATCTTTTTCGACTTGAGGAGCCGGGTCGCTTCATATCCATCCATGCCCGGCATTTGCATGTCCATAATGATCAGGTCATATGTGGAGCCTTCAACCTGACGGGCCAACACCATGTCGCAAGCTTGCTTCCCATCCTCAGCAAAGTCTGGCTGAACCCCTAATCGGGCGAACACCTTCTGCAGTAAATACCGATTCGCCTCGACATCCTCTGCGATCAGAATCGAACGGTTATTCCAGGCATTACCATTCGTCTCTTCAATCGATTTCTGCTCAGGCTGACGATGTTCCTCTTCCTCCAGACACTCCGGCGTGTCAAGCTCCATGAGAAAGGTCGAGCCAGCGGAACTCGTCTTCTCAAGCCTCAGGAAGCCACCCATCTTCGTTGCCAGTTCTCGGCTAATGGAGAGGCCCAACCCGATCCCCATTCGCTTCTTTTCCAGGCTTGCTGGTCCTTGGTTAAAGGGAAAGAAGATTCGATTGACAACTTCCGGAGGAATACCGGGGCCAGTATCGGTCACACGAATGATCAAACGCTGCCGCGAGTAGTCGTATTCAGACTCGCAATTGATCCAACCCTGGTCGGTAAACTTGATGGCATTGCCGAGCAAATTGATCAATATCTGCCGCAAACGAACTGGGTCGACTCGAAGAAGTTGGGGACAGTTTCGTGGCAGCTCCCACCTAAGATCGAGCCCGCTACTTGTCGCGCGGTACTTCACAAGTTCGCATACCGCATCGATGAGCCGACTCACATCGGTCGGCACAGGCTCAACCTCGAGTGTGCCCGCTTCGACTTTCGCGATATCGAGAAGATCGTTAATCAATTCCAGTAGATGTTCACCACTACTGGCAATCATGCCCAACATCTTTTCCGCGTCATCCGCCTCTAGGTCATGCTGAAGGATTTCCGCGAAACCGATAATTGCGGTCAGGGGCGTCCGCAGTTCATGGCTCAATGAAGTAAGAAACTGGGACTTGGTGCGGTTCGCTTGATCGGCCAGCGTCATGGCCTGCTCTGCTTTGCGCTCACTTTCTACGACTTTCAGCAATAGCTTGTGACGCTCAATCGCATTGCGGGCAATCCGGGGAAGAATTTGCTCGGTAATCTGAGACTTTCCGAAAAAGTCCTGAACTCCACGTTTGAGAAAAGACGTGTCTAAAGCACTCGAATCAATGCTGCCAGTAACAAGCACGATCGGTACTGGAGGGATACTCGATTCGGCCAGGAGAAGCTCGACAAATCTTCGGGCATCCATGTCAGGCAGTCGATAGTCAAGGAAAACCAGATCGACTTCCGATTTGAGAGCTTCGATCTTTGCCAGCCCTTCGGCGCCGGTGGAAACCTCGGTAAACCGATAGCGACTATTCATGTCCTTGCGAAGCGCAGAAATGACAGCATCACGATCAACATCGGAATCGTCGATGATAAGAAAATGATACTTCAAAGCAGTCCTGGCCTAGCTAGTCAATTCCGAGGCGATTTGACGAACAGTTAACATGTATTGATCCGGGTCGGGAGACTTGGTGTAAAAGTCGGCTGCACCAAGCTTCAACGCCATCTCGCGATCCGCGGGACTTGAAGAAGTCGTCAGCACAACGACGCGGCGTAGACGTTCCGGCAACGTTTCGGCAAGTTGTGCGAGCAGTTCAAATCCCTTACAGCGAGTCAAATTAAGATCAAGTAAGATCAGTTGCGGAACGAGCTCTTCAATTATCCTCTTGCCTTCGGCGCAACACTTTGCCCGAACAATTTCCGCGTTGGGATGCACAAGACGTACGGCCATGGTTCCCACCTCGTAATCCAGATCGCTATCTTCGACGAAGCATATGATTGCTTGGGACATGACTATTCAACCTGTTCGAGAGTAAAAAATATGGTCGAACCTTGCCCTGGCTCGGATTCTATCCATATCTTGCCACCGTGACGGGTGACAATTTTCTGGCAGATTGTCAAACCGGCACCCGATCCACCACCAAATTCATCTGGCAAGTGAAGGCGGCGAAACACCTGAAAGACTTCTTCCACATTCTCCGAAGCAATTCCTATGCCGTTATCCCGCACGTAGAGAACGGCCTGATTCTCATGGTCAGCATCACGGCCTTGCCAAACACCTACTCTCAAATGCTTTAGGCTGTTTTGGTTGTACTTGATTCCATTGGCGATCAAGTTGGTAAATAGTTCGCGGACGCAGAGGTAGTCGGCCCAAAGGATCGCATTGCTTTCGATCGAGACCTCAATTCCACTGGGAGTCGGTCGACCAACAACCATTTCCAGAGCCTCGTGGACAACTTCTTTGAGGTCAACTCTCTCGAATTCAAGATTGCCCTGCCCTGCTCGAGAGAGCCTGAGCAACCCTTGAATCAATTCGTCCATCCGGGACGCAAGCTTCGACAATGTCGCCAATCGTCCCTCCGTCGCCTCATTCAGTTCGACGCCCAATTCGCGCCTCAAAAGAAAAGCCGTCTGCTTGATCCCACGCAATGGCTCACGTAGATCATGCGATGCGGCGTAGGCAAAGGAATCCAGGTCGGCATTGATGCTGGCAAGCTCGTCGTTCAAGCGAACTAGTTCGGCAGCACGAAGACTAAGAAGTTCGACCAAGCCACTACGAAGTTCTTCCGCCATTTCGCGGTCAACTAACGCCCATCGTTTCGATTGCCGATGAACGGTTGTCTTCCACTGCTCAAACGATTTCCGTGGTGAAAGTCGGATTCCATTCTCGGATTGAACCGTCGACTTTTCAGGATTACCGGCCCACGTCACTTCGCTGACATATTCATCGCGGAAGAACAGGAGCCAATTGGCCTCCGGGGCCGAAAGTGGTACGGCAAGGCATCCGCAAACTTTGCTCTCGTCCTCAACCAGATAGCCTGGAACGGAATCCGCAAGACAGTGCGTGTCCCAGATACCGACCGTTTCCTTTTGGGTTGATTCTGCATGCTGGACGATCGATTGAACCACCTCAGCACAAGGGGTTGAGCCAAGCAGTTGCACATTTCGCTCAGAAACGACGCCTAATCCATTGGAATCGACAACCTGCTGCAACTCGGGCCAAATGGTATCGATTGATCTCCACACATCGGTATTCTGCGTAATCAGGTCCAGCACGTTATGAAAGTTTCGTCGCCGGCGAACACGTTCGTGATTGATTTCCGACTGTTCTCGTGCTGAAAGGTAGTTCCCAATGACAAGCCCCATGATCTCGCATGCAGCGCGTTCTTCCAGGCGAAGCGGTTTTGCCGAGTAGTGATGACAGGCAATCAATCCCCACAGGCGATTATCGATAACAATGGAGATCGACATGGAAGCCTGAACCCCCATGTTCTGCAAATACTCGATATGTACCGGCGATACGGCCCGAAAACAGCTAAGACTTAAATCGAGCGGTTGCTCCGCATCGGCGTGACATCCAGGAAGAATCGGCACCGCACTTGCGTTCACATCACCAATCGAACGGACCGTATTGAGAATATAGAGCCGGCGTGCCTGCTCAGGAATATCGGTTGCCGGATAGTGCAGCCCGAGAAACGAACCTTTGCCTTCGACGACTGACTCGCCGATGACTTCACCATGATTGTCGTCAGCAAATCGGTAAAGCATGACTCGATCGAAGCCGCTAATATCCCGCATCTCATCGGCGATCACCTGGTAAAGTCGCTTCAGATCGGTACTCTGCTGCAATCGCTGGTTTGCCTTGGTGAGTTGCAGAGGCAAGCTCAGCTCTCCGAGCTTCTCCGTTGAGTCTTTCTCAGCTGCCGGCTGCTCAAGCTCGACGATGAGCCTTCCCTGATAAACATGGGCAGCTGCGGAGAACGGCAGCTCCGAGCCTGCTCCCAGTGCTCGAAGCTTGATGGGACGGACGACATTGCGTAAGCCGGTTGCCACGATTTGCAACAATTCACACGAGGCTTCGTCAAACAGTCCGTGAACCGTCGCCCCAATTTCCGGAATTGCCTTAAACCACTGATCCGCGTTCTGCGACACATGTCTTAGTGATAGGTCGCCTAGACCAAACGCCAGCAAGGCACCATGCGGCTGCACAGCACCGGCCAAGTGAATCGGTTCGCGGTCACAATTAGTTAAATCAACTTCGGACCTTTTCGTTGGTGATTCAGGATCTGTCATGCTCTGGAACTTAGTTGACCACCATAAATCTGGAACATTCTTCGGGCAGCACTGACGGCTGTTGCCACTTCATCCTCGGTAGTGAGAAAGCGATCTAACCAAAGCTTGGTTTCCTGCCAGCGACGTGCAGTACCTTTGCCGTAGGCACTGAGAAACTTCACCGGCGCATCGGCTGAAGAATCGAAATTGGTACAGGCCAGGTTGCAGAGGAATAGGCTCCCCATCGTCGATCCTTCCAACACGTACAGAATCCCGGCGGCGTCTGCTGGACCTTTCACCCAACGATATAGCTCATCTGCTGGAGGCTGGTCATCGCAGGACTCAATATGCGCCGCACCAATATACTTGGCTGTCAGTTCGCCCAGGTCCGATTGAGCCCATGCCGCCGTGCGGCGAGAAGCGACCCAACTTTCCAATACCCCGAAATACTCCTCGATGATTCGATCGGCCGGGGAAATGAAGTAGCAAATTTTGGTTAGGAACTGCTGGTAAGCCCTAAGATCACCGAGATTTGCCCGCCAATCGATCGACTCTTCGACTTGTCGATGGAGGTCGTCTGTCGCCGATTTAAGCGCAGAACTAGCGTCCGATTTGTTATTTTCGGTAAGCGGAGACATAGAAATGGGAGGTTTCGTTGGACCCGAGTAAGAAATAGAAATCGAGTATCGAAACGTGCCCTAAGCACGCCTACTTCGTACGGATCCGCTCAATCCATACAGATAAGCACAGCCGTAGAAGCAAATCCCCCGAGAAACCTCATCATAGCGCTAGATTGGCTTTCGTCAACCGGCTGAGACAACAATTCGCCAGCCGCGTTAGTTGCCGTGGCTGGCATCGAGACCAGAATGGGAGCGGTACAGGAAAGCGTCGGATGTGAGCAATGAGGTCAACATTGCTTTCATGCTCCCTCCGCTTTCCTTGTAGGCACGGTAGGCATCCTGCAGAACGGGCCGGTCGTTGAGCGTCTCGTTGCGCCCAATCCAAAACCGGAAGGCATGACGAACGAAGACCTGCTCGGCTCGCTCGCTTTCGGCGATCTTCTGGATCAGCTCGATGGCATTGGCAACCTCACCGTCCAGTTCAGGATCACCCGAATCGATGATCTCACCTGACGTGTCGACCGGCTTCTCCAGTTCGGTCTTTCGAAAGAGACCGGCATGGTTGTACATTTCAAAAGGTAAACCCAAGGGATCCATCTTCTGGTGGCAGGTCCAGCAGTATGACTCGCGCGTCACCCGCATCCTCTCACGCAGCGTGTGATGCGGTTCATCGGGCAGCATGGCATCAACCGTGATCGGCACATCGGGAATGCCGCCACCAAGCAGCCGTTCGTAGACCCATCGTCCACGACGGATCGCGTGATTGTCCATCGCGTCCGAATGAGACACAAGCCAAGTGGGATGTGTCAGGATGCCAAGTCGTTGCCCCTCTGGCACCGTGGCGAGAACGCGGTCTGGTTTCATTGACCCAGCACCAAAGCTACGCCGTCCGACACGGGCATAGATCTTGTCGCCTGACAGTTTCGCTTCGTCCACCTTGTGATTGATGTTCTTTCCCTTGTTGGCCAGCGACTTCGGTGGCTTTTTGCCAGGATTTTCTTTCTGCCAGGCTTCGAGTTCGGCATCGTGCCTCTGTCTTGCTTCGGCAATCGATTTGGCGGTTTCCTTCTGAGAACGCCTTTCCCCGAAGACGATGCTGTCGCTCCTGGTAGCAACAACCTTATCGGTGGTTAGCAACTGCTTCAGAACATCCTTGTCTTCCGCCAGAATCAATTCCACCAAGCGGTCCGTGCTCGCGGTCGCATCGAACATCGAGAAGTAATAGCCCTGTCCACCACCAACGCCAGTATCCGCAAGGGCCTTGGTGTCTTTGCAAATGTAACCGCCCAGATCGTAATCGAAGTAATCTCGGAAGAACTGCAAGATGCGTGGTTTCCGAATGCTGTCGTCAGCCAACATCCGCTCGACTTCACGCTTTACGTCAGCTTTAGTCCGCATCCGACCTTCGATGATTGCCTCACGCAATGCTTCATCAGGCGGGATATAGCGAAACGCGTGATTGACCGCTAAGCCTAGTTCCCAATCTTGGAGCATCACACGGCCGTCGCTGTCAGTCTTGCCGTTGGCTGCCAGTTCCGTCCGAAACAAGGCATCGCGATCGAGAAAGATCGACGACAGGCCCAGTATGGCTCCTTCTTCTTTGCCAAGCTTACCGATCGATTGTTGAACAATCGTTACGTAGGCGTCCGACTCCTGGGGTGCGGGGGGACGAAAAGTGAGTGCCTCGAAAAGATAGTCGACGGCCGCTCGAACTTTTTCTTCGTCTGCTCCCTCCTCCTTCATCAGGTCATACACCGGCGTTAGAGGACGCACAATCTTGGTGTTGTAAACGATCGACGTAGGCAGACCACGAAGGTCGCCCTGCATCTTGTCTCGAATCGAGTTTGGGTCATCGGTGATTTGATACGGCTCGGCAATGCTCAGCGGGCCGTAGGCCATATAGCGAATCACATCCTCGGCAATGTTGATGATCTGAGTCGCTTCGGCGCTATTCACCGTATGGAAGTGAGGATAGTTCTTCAGCCCGTGATCGCGCGACGAGGAAAGCACCGCCGGAACACTCTTCACGGCAGTGGCATAGGCGACCGTTCCTCCTTGCCACTTGATGATGCGATCGACGCCAAAGTAAAGCTTCAGTTCCCCACCATGATTGGTCGGAACGGCATCACCATGAGCTCGTAAACCAGGCTTGGAGGGATCGAACGCCGGCTCGCTGTTGATCAGCTCATTCAGCCGCGTGATGTGCTCTTGGGGAGTTACCCGCCAGATTCGTGCCGGTGACGAAGTTGGCTGAAGCTGAATATCATCGGGCAATGGCCCGAACAGCAGATCATGATCGACAAAGTTACCCTTGCCCGGATCGAGATGTGCCTGAAAACCGCCTTTGTCTTTCAGTGCCCGGGAAAGCTCCTGCACGATCCAGTCGGAAAGCTGAAGCCTTTCCACTACCTCCAGCTGAGGCATATCTTTCGGAGGCATCTGCTTCAAAGTGACTTGTGCCCATACCGAATTCCAAGCCTGTGCGTTTATGCCATCGACGGCGTCCAGGTCATGCAGCGAAAAATTGCCTTCGTTCGCTTCAGGATCTTTCTCACCGTGGCAGTCCCCACAGTACGTGGCCAGAAGCGGTTTTGCAAAGCTGCGAAAGTCCTTTTCAACGTGTTGACCAGGCGTGTATGCCTGAGCGTTTGCGACCGCAAGTAAGCCACACCAGAACAACCCGGCACAAGCGTATGCAAGCTTGCTCATACAAGCAGTTCCTTGAGTGGTCCGTTACCGTCGTCAAACTTCTTGGCCAGCTTTTCATCCATGTTGAAGCGATCGCACGTTACGCCTGCGGCTCGCAGCAGCGAAGTATAGAGGGCATTGATCGGACGGTTGCCGTCGATCTGGGTGAAGCGACCGGTCTTGAATGCGCCGTCGAAATTACCCAAGAGCATGACCGGCCAATTGGCACCTCGTGTATGCTGACTATCCGCATTATTGCTGGTGTAAACGATCAGCGTGTTGTCCATCATGGTGCCACTGCCTTCGGGCACGCTTTCCAGCGATTCGATAATCTTCACCAACATCCGGCTGTTGTACTGGCGGATCTTGATCCAGATTGGATTGTCAGGCTGCTTCATGTGCCCAAGGTTGTGTCCTTGCTGCTCTATTCCCAAGCCTTTCCAAGCTCCGAAGATTTCCCCTCGCCCCGATCCGATCGTCAGGGTGTTTGTGATCCCCGAGGTAAGCGCCGAGATTCCCAGGTCCAACAAGACATCGTGCCAATCGGTCTCGTGTTCCGGATTCGTGTATCGCTCGTCCACTTCCGGTGCGAACTTCTTCAAGTGGTCGGAGACAGTATCAAGACGTTCACGCAGACCATTGAT includes:
- a CDS encoding DUF1559 domain-containing protein — encoded protein: MHSKRVGFTLVELLVVIAIIGVLIALLLPAVQAAREAARRTQCTNQLKQIGLGLHNYHDTFQTLPPGMVNNRRTAWAALMLPYVEQNALHESLGITQGAQMQTDGNNQVEQQIVVEVYRCPSDTAPDINTSRANKASANYVGNFGAVETEPNPDASNRMQVKVNSGDGKIDGVIPPGIFGINSRTKFRDITDGMSNTIGVGERAWSMNNVNYDCLAAVWSSASGSKFNSGNNASMMASILAIGGPGINQTDANHGCKVGFGSRHPGGSQFMFMDASIHFLSETIEYNNNPAVNSTLEYLLNKSDGQVVGDY
- a CDS encoding SGNH/GDSL hydrolase family protein encodes the protein MKTILPVLLLFVTASAYAEQPITAKDIAGKRVVFLGDSITQAGGYITFVDYYLEKLYPEQDFDIYGLGLASETLSGLSEDNHAGGKFPRPCLFERLGRLLEKAKPDVVFACYGINDGIYQPLDSERFSAFQNGVKKLIEACQAAGVEQIVLVTPPIYDTTTKPGEFNYDSVMTEYAAWEMKLDEPGVHVIDLHSAMRKARDARTEVFSKDRVHPGPDGHLFMAQTILTALNVPVPEQSLETIQADPLYKQVSNLRKHRSASWMKHIGYTREKTVPAQPLGDTEEAATKIKETIDQIRRDK
- a CDS encoding fructose-bisphosphatase class III, producing the protein MQTTSHSFKRPKADLSILELLALQFPNADAAIAETARLAAVQTLPKGVVHVISDIHGEDKKLQHVINNASGTLRPLVEDMFADSMTPTELEEFLKLTFYPAEVTTRVGETLTQPEEIRAYALQMLMPQLELLRYLVSNFSLRLATNLFPAEYRELLLEMMHAPSTERGPEFIGAILDELVRRGKALHLVHLLGRLIRNLAVDELIIAGDLWDRGPRGDRVMEYLRLQPNVEFIWGNHDVLWLAASLGHEAAICTVLRVSLRYRRIGQLDEGYSVPLTPLEHLANTVYADDPAEFFMPNGQGMRPKEVVARMQKAAAIMQFKLEGQMIERNPHWELGHRRLMHRINHQEGTIEIDGETYALRDTNFPTVDPDNPYQLSEEEAACLSRLKNSFLNSQKLREQMRFMVGHGSMYLKRDECLIYHGCVPVDADGNFLPITIDKKSVSGRAMFEEIETVVRRAFVNSEQADLDFLWYLWSGPRSPLFGKDRIATLERDFIADKKPHHESKNTYFTLIHEVDFCDKVLEEFGMQAERGLIVNGHVPVKVEAGESPLKRSGKAITIDGAFSEAYGDYGYTLVLETDRIVLAQHSHFESVEAAIRDGVDIIPQVQNIRVFDSPRRTGDTERGQRIGFRMEMLERLIEAYQENRLHERPVITKP
- a CDS encoding hybrid sensor histidine kinase/response regulator, translated to MKYHFLIIDDSDVDRDAVISALRKDMNSRYRFTEVSTGAEGLAKIEALKSEVDLVFLDYRLPDMDARRFVELLLAESSIPPVPIVLVTGSIDSSALDTSFLKRGVQDFFGKSQITEQILPRIARNAIERHKLLLKVVESERKAEQAMTLADQANRTKSQFLTSLSHELRTPLTAIIGFAEILQHDLEADDAEKMLGMIASSGEHLLELINDLLDIAKVEAGTLEVEPVPTDVSRLIDAVCELVKYRATSSGLDLRWELPRNCPQLLRVDPVRLRQILINLLGNAIKFTDQGWINCESEYDYSRQRLIIRVTDTGPGIPPEVVNRIFFPFNQGPASLEKKRMGIGLGLSISRELATKMGGFLRLEKTSSAGSTFLMELDTPECLEEEEHRQPEQKSIEETNGNAWNNRSILIAEDVEANRYLLQKVFARLGVQPDFAEDGKQACDMVLARQVEGSTYDLIIMDMQMPGMDGYEATRLLKSKKISTPVIALTAAALSEDVERCLSSGCDQVLVKPVNVAELRSLFVRYFA
- a CDS encoding response regulator, with product MSQAIICFVEDSDLDYEVGTMAVRLVHPNAEIVRAKCCAEGKRIIEELVPQLILLDLNLTRCKGFELLAQLAETLPERLRRVVVLTTSSSPADREMALKLGAADFYTKSPDPDQYMLTVRQIASELTS
- a CDS encoding ATP-binding protein: MTDPESPTKRSEVDLTNCDREPIHLAGAVQPHGALLAFGLGDLSLRHVSQNADQWFKAIPEIGATVHGLFDEASCELLQIVATGLRNVVRPIKLRALGAGSELPFSAAAHVYQGRLIVELEQPAAEKDSTEKLGELSLPLQLTKANQRLQQSTDLKRLYQVIADEMRDISGFDRVMLYRFADDNHGEVIGESVVEGKGSFLGLHYPATDIPEQARRLYILNTVRSIGDVNASAVPILPGCHADAEQPLDLSLSCFRAVSPVHIEYLQNMGVQASMSISIVIDNRLWGLIACHHYSAKPLRLEERAACEIMGLVIGNYLSAREQSEINHERVRRRRNFHNVLDLITQNTDVWRSIDTIWPELQQVVDSNGLGVVSERNVQLLGSTPCAEVVQSIVQHAESTQKETVGIWDTHCLADSVPGYLVEDESKVCGCLAVPLSAPEANWLLFFRDEYVSEVTWAGNPEKSTVQSENGIRLSPRKSFEQWKTTVHRQSKRWALVDREMAEELRSGLVELLSLRAAELVRLNDELASINADLDSFAYAASHDLREPLRGIKQTAFLLRRELGVELNEATEGRLATLSKLASRMDELIQGLLRLSRAGQGNLEFERVDLKEVVHEALEMVVGRPTPSGIEVSIESNAILWADYLCVRELFTNLIANGIKYNQNSLKHLRVGVWQGRDADHENQAVLYVRDNGIGIASENVEEVFQVFRRLHLPDEFGGGSGAGLTICQKIVTRHGGKIWIESEPGQGSTIFFTLEQVE
- a CDS encoding biliverdin-producing heme oxygenase; translated protein: MSPLTENNKSDASSALKSATDDLHRQVEESIDWRANLGDLRAYQQFLTKICYFISPADRIIEEYFGVLESWVASRRTAAWAQSDLGELTAKYIGAAHIESCDDQPPADELYRWVKGPADAAGILYVLEGSTMGSLFLCNLACTNFDSSADAPVKFLSAYGKGTARRWQETKLWLDRFLTTEDEVATAVSAARRMFQIYGGQLSSRA